The following coding sequences lie in one Alloacidobacterium dinghuense genomic window:
- a CDS encoding tyrosine-type recombinase/integrase, translating to MDLIIRELGSRPADSVKPKEIDDWLSGHSEWSPATKNRYKTVLSKAYQLGLGGDRVSRNPVRSVERRNEGDGRIRYLRPEEEVRLKVAIARRYPGHMPALVFALHTGLRKSEQFGLSWGDVDMNRKVIIVPHPKNNRSREITMNETCFAVIENLNKSRPDDDRVFRSDRYKKRPIADIKKAFENALKEAKIEDFTWHCLRHTFITRLVQAGVDLRTVQYLAGHQNP from the coding sequence ATGGACCTGATCATCAGAGAATTAGGGAGTCGCCCAGCAGACTCCGTAAAGCCTAAGGAGATCGACGACTGGCTAAGCGGTCATTCGGAGTGGAGTCCGGCCACCAAGAATAGATACAAGACCGTATTAAGTAAAGCGTACCAACTTGGACTTGGTGGCGACAGAGTCAGCCGGAATCCGGTCCGCTCAGTTGAGCGCAGAAATGAAGGAGACGGTCGAATACGTTATCTGCGACCTGAGGAAGAAGTCAGGCTCAAAGTGGCAATCGCACGACGTTATCCCGGGCACATGCCTGCGTTGGTCTTCGCGTTGCACACCGGCCTGCGCAAGTCGGAACAATTCGGATTGAGCTGGGGCGATGTTGATATGAACCGTAAAGTGATCATTGTTCCGCACCCGAAAAACAATCGATCGCGAGAGATCACAATGAACGAAACTTGCTTCGCAGTTATCGAAAACCTTAACAAGAGTCGTCCCGATGACGACCGCGTGTTTCGGTCAGATCGATACAAAAAACGGCCCATTGCCGACATCAAGAAGGCATTCGAAAACGCCTTAAAAGAAGCCAAGATCGAGGATTTCACTTGGCACTGCCTTCGTCATACTTTCATAACACGTCTTGTGCAGGCTGGCGTCGACTTACGCACTGTTCAATATCTTGCAGGTCATCAGAATCCATGA